A single Microbacterium sp. YJN-G DNA region contains:
- a CDS encoding TnsA-like heteromeric transposase endonuclease subunit: MARVEIEWVASGRRDRRSAVDVAGVLFEVTDRVRQPESWKHKKNYEGFYWAATTGRHVWFESLYERAALMRFDRDRRVLAIASQPMTVHWGVGARWHVPDFFVRYRDGRGVVVDVKPAKRIDERDVETFRWTAALCEGLGWGYQVVSDISTMEDRNLRFLSGYRYDRWVSTGADVCLGAHVGEERTLQDWASELNDACPEPLGAVYSAAWWRRLQVDPDDRLSLRSMARAV; this comes from the coding sequence GTGGCTCGTGTCGAGATCGAGTGGGTTGCGTCTGGTCGCCGGGATCGTCGGAGTGCTGTGGACGTCGCCGGGGTTCTTTTCGAGGTCACGGATCGTGTGCGCCAACCGGAGTCGTGGAAGCACAAGAAGAACTACGAGGGCTTCTACTGGGCGGCGACCACCGGTCGGCACGTGTGGTTCGAGTCGTTGTACGAGCGCGCCGCACTGATGCGGTTCGACCGTGACCGGCGGGTGCTCGCCATCGCGTCGCAGCCGATGACGGTTCATTGGGGAGTCGGTGCGCGGTGGCATGTCCCGGACTTCTTCGTTCGATACCGCGACGGTCGCGGAGTTGTCGTCGACGTGAAACCTGCCAAGCGTATCGATGAGCGGGATGTCGAGACGTTCCGGTGGACCGCTGCGCTATGCGAGGGTCTCGGCTGGGGCTATCAGGTGGTGAGCGACATCTCAACGATGGAGGACCGCAACCTCCGATTTCTCTCCGGGTACCGCTACGACCGGTGGGTTTCCACCGGCGCGGACGTGTGCCTCGGCGCGCACGTGGGGGAGGAGCGGACGTTGCAGGATTGGGCGTCAGAACTCAACGACGCGTGCCCGGAACCACTGGGTGCCGTCTACTCCGCTGCGTGGTGGCGGCGGCTTCAAGTCGACCCGGACGATCGATTGTCGCTGCGTTCGATGGCGAGGGCGGTGTAG